Proteins from a single region of Scatophagus argus isolate fScaArg1 chromosome 23, fScaArg1.pri, whole genome shotgun sequence:
- the ppargc1a gene encoding peroxisome proliferator-activated receptor gamma coactivator 1-alpha isoform X4, which translates to MAWDRCNQDSVWRELECAALVGEDQPLCPDLPELDLSELDVSDLDADSFLGGLKWYSDQSEIISAQYGNEASNLFEIDEENEANLLAVLTETLDSIPVDEDGLPSFEALADGDVTNASDRSCPSSPDGSPRTPEPEEPSLLKKLLLAPANSQLSYNQYTGGKAQNHAASSNHRIRPPPAVVKTESPWNGKARGGSSQQNRPVRRPCTELLKYLTATDDILLHTKASEAKSTWGGASSRDKSGLGLGASSSSSSPSSSSTSSFSSLSSTSSSSSSTTSKKKSAVPSQQQQQQQPPQQHHQRGESRAAGECSVAGVGAGKWQRCSHDDGFEESEGASIPVGHRTSTCGHVRPKLEHGPPSEEGRPPGDVGRLAAARFIRYMHSYSLPPREVSHSCEHCREAAGATQASEGFGRQGRRNSNGASRAPHKHITVTIRKRDEKPGHPLLSQLLTSKQRPAHYQAHLLPPKITPLPSTLSKSAGKRSESPGQAVTKVKDEELEDEGTPDCRNRAVSQVEEPDSGSLLSPLAFDLASWVSQPDSGLDLGFGLELGWLNHGEDVDHDDDDDGVVVDDDVDDHVMGSPAAVLSQGPPSPLFPDTRIAEPTPPCIIEGQGHLHRQALSEHPDDQGHLLLAKPTTLPLPLTPESPNDHKGSPFENKTIERTLSVEIAGTPGLTPPTTPPHKASQENPFKASLKNKLSSCSSSALACKRARLSELGPGALALAQGASGGGPTRKGPEQTELYAQLSKASTALPYSVTQHTVRGGLEEHHSTSHNKRAASRGYSDHDYCQASASTKKDGGTATVTMTTAAMTVTSGATSAPRPTAGKVEDRHVECKDSAMPQSSSSSLSPLSPSSGPMAKQQNFASVDGEAAQVQGLGKQNLTQTTQTPLQEATTDGDQQHPSATSRKLLRDNEIRAELNKHFGHPLQALYSQGGHEREPGVKPDKAAAPQSLEEEKDGYRSQRQPGSSYLHPGFLPFHEELELDEARESRFLCPWEGTPLDLLFDCPPCSPSCSPPSSCSPSRGSVSPPSSLLLSPSRPFCWASSGSRSRSRSHSGSRSSSSHYRRRSLSSSPDRRPSSWSRQNTDSSTFRSRTHKSPHPQCRSPLSRRPRYDSYEEYQHERLKREEYRRDFEKREFERAEQRERQRQKAIEERRVVYVGRLRSDCTRTELKRRFEVFGEIEECAVNLRDDGDNFGFIMYRYTCDAFAALENGHTLRRSNEPQFELCFGGQKQFCKSHYTDLDSHSDDFDPASTKSKYDSMDFDSLLREAQRSLRR; encoded by the exons ATAGATGAAGAAAATGAGGCCAACTTGCTGGCAGTGCTTACAGAGACCCTGGACAGCATCCCGGTGGATGAGGACGGATTGCCTTCGTTTGAGGCCCTGGCAGATGGGGACGTGACCAATGCCAGTGACCGGAGCTGTCCCTCCTCCCCTGACGGCTCGCCACGCACCCCAGAGCCCGAGGAGCCTTCCTTA CTGAAGAAGCTCCTTCTGGCACCCGCAAACTCCCAGCTCAGCTATAATCAATACACAGGTGGCAAGGCACAGAACCATGCAGCCAGCAGCAACCACCGGATCAGACCACCACCTGCCGTCGTCAAG ACGGAGAGCCCCTGGAATGGTAAAGCAAGAGGGGGCTCCAGCCAACAGAACCGCCCGGTGAGGCGGCCCTGCACTGAGCTGCTGAAATACCTAACGGCCACCGATGACATCCTGCTCCACACCAAAGCCAGTGAAGCCAAGAGCACCTGGGGGGGTGCCAGTAGCAGAGACAAGAGTGGCTTGGGTCTTGGcgcgtcttcctcctcctcttcgccTTCCTCGTCATCAACCTCCTcgttctcctccctctcttccacgtcgtcttcctcttcctccaccacctccaagAAGAAGTCAGCTGTACCatctcaacaacaacagcagcagcagccgccgcAGCAGCATCACCAGCGAGGTGAGAGCCGGGCTGCAGGCGAATGTAGTGTGGCTGGTGTTGGGGCTGGGAAGTGGCAGCGTTGCAGTCACGATGACGGGTTTGAGGAGTCGGAGGGGGCTTCTATCCCTGTCGGCCACAGAACCTCCACCTGCGGCCATGTCCGCCCAAAACTGGAGCACGGGCCGCCCAGTGAAGAAGGAAGGCCGCCAGGCGATGTGGGCCGCCTGGCCGCCGCTAGGTTTATTAGGTATATGCATTCATATTCTCTCCCTCCCCGAGAGGTGAGTCACAGCTGTGAGCATTGCCGAGAGGCTGCGGGCGCCACTCAGGCTAGCGAGGGCTTTGGCAGGCAAGGCCGTCGTAATAGTAATGGTGCCAGCCGTGCACCCCATAAGCACATCACAGTGACTATTAGGAAAAGAGATGAGAAGCCGGGGCACCCCTTACTTAGCCAGCTGCTCACCTCAAAACAGAGACCTGCTCACTATCAAGCCCATTTACTCCCACCTAAGATCACCCCTTTACCCAGCACTCTGAGCAAATCAGCAGGTAAGAGGTCTGAGAGCCCAGGCCAGGCTGTTACAAAGGTGAAGGATGAAGAGTTGGAGGATGAAGGGACTCCTGATTGTAGAAACCGAGCAGTAAGCCAGGTTGAAGAGCCTGACTCAGGGTCCCTGTTGTCACCTCTTGCCTTTGATCTGGCGAGCTGGGTTAGCCAGCCAGACTCAGGGCTAGACTTGGGCTTTGGACTAGAGCTGGGGTGGCTAAACCATGGGGAGGATGTTgaccatgatgatgatgatgatggtgttgtTGTTGACGATGATGTTGATGACCATGTCATGGGCAGCCCTGCAGCGGTGCTCTCACAAGGCCCACCAAGCCCACTCTTCCCAGATACTAGAATTGCAGAGCCCACCCCTCCCTGCATCATAGAAGGGCAAGGGCACCTACACAGGCAGGCACTCAGCGAGCACCCCGACGACCAGGGCCACCTGTTGTTAG CCAAACCAACCACCTTGCCACTTCCTTTGACCCCAGAGTCTCCAAA TGACCACAAGGGATCACCGTTTGAGAACAAAACCATTGAACGCACATTAAGTGTGGAGATTGCTGGAACCCCAG gtCTGACACCACCTACCACGCCCCCACACAAAGCCAGTCAAGAGAATCCTTTCAAAGCATCGCTCAAAAACAAGTTGTCTTCATGTTCCTCCTCAGCCTTGGCATGCAAAAGAGCCAGGCTGAGCGAGTTGGGCCCCGGCGCTCTGGCCCTGGCCCAAGGTGCCTCAGGCGGGGGTCCGACAAGGAAGGGTCCCGAACAGACTGAGCTTTACGCCCAGCTGAGCAAAGCGTCCACCGCCCTCCCTTACTCTGTCACCCAACACACAGTGCGGGGTGGCCTTGAAGAGCATCACAGCACTAGCCACAATAAGCGGGCGGCGTCCCGTGGCTACAGTGACCATGACTATTGCCAGGCATCAGCTAGCACTAAGAAGGATGGCGGCACCGCCACTGTTACCATGACTACAGCAGCAATGACGGTCACCTCAGGTGCCACTTCTGCTCCCAGGCCAACTGCAGGCAAAGTGGAGGACAGGCATGTCGAATGTAAGGACTCAGCCATGCCACagtcctcttcatcttctctttctccattatCACCTTCATCTGGTCCTATGGCTAAGCAGCAGAATTTTGCCTCTGTGGATGGAGAAGCAGCCCAGGTCCAGGGCTTAGGGAAGCAGAACCTTACACAAACCACCCAGACCCCATTACAAGAGGCCACTACTGACGGGGACCAACAGCATCCTTCTGCCACCAGCCGGAAGCTCCTGCGTGACAATGAGATCCGAGCAGAACTCAATAAGCACTTTGGCCACCCCTTACAAGCCCTTTATAGCCAGGGTGGCCATGAGAGAGAACCAGGCGTGAAGCCAGATAAGGCTGCAGCCCCTCAGTCCCTTGAGGAGGAAAAGGATGGCTACCGCTCTCAGAGGCAGCCTGGCTCCAGCTACCTGCACCCAGGGTTTCTGCCCTTCCATGAAGAGCTGGAGCTGGATGAGGCCCGTGAGAGTCGCTTCCTCTGTCCGTGGGAGGGCACCCCTCTGGACCTACTCTTTGACTGTCCcccctgctctccctcctgctccccACCATCCAGCTGCTCCCCTTCACGAGGCTCTGTCTCCccaccttcctccctcctcctttcgCCCAGCAGGCCTTTCTGCTGGGCCAGCAGCGGGTCACGCTCCCGTTCTCGTTCCCACTCTGGCTCCCGCAGCTCCTCCTCACACTACCGGAGGCGCTCCCTCTCCAGCTCACCTGACAGACGCCCCTCCTCCTG gtCTCGTCAGAACACAGACTCAAGCACTTTTCGTTCCAGGACTCACAAGAGCCCCCACCCTCAGTGTCGATCTCCTCTCAGCCGCAGGCCAAG GTATGACAGCTACGAGGAGTACCAGCACGAGAGGCTGAAGAGGGAGGAGTACCGCCGGGACTTCGAGAAGCGGGAGTTCGAAAGAGCCGAGCAAAGAGAGAGGCAACGGCAAAAAGCAATA GAGGAGAGACGGGTGGTGTACGTGGGGCGACTGAGGTCCGACTGCACACGGACAGAGTTGAAGCGCCGCTTTGAAGTCTTTGGCGAAATTGAAGAATGTGCAGTAAACTTGAGGGACGATGG GGACAATTTTGGCTTCATCATGTACCGCTACACTTGTGACGCCTTTGCCGCCCTTGAGAACGGACACACCTTACGCAGGTCAAACGAACCTCAGTTCGAGCTGTGCTTTGGCGGGCAAAAGCAGTTCTGCAAATCACATTACACAGACTTGG ACTCCCATTCGGACGACTTTGATCCAGCCTCCACAAAAAGCAAGTATGACTCCATGGATTTTGACAGCTTGCTGAGGGAGGCCCAGCGCAGCCTGAGAAGGTAA
- the ppargc1a gene encoding peroxisome proliferator-activated receptor gamma coactivator 1-alpha isoform X8, with protein MDGYARTEDELFSSCLLNLTWENCYEQCAALVGEDQPLCPDLPELDLSELDVSDLDADSFLGGLKWYSDQSEIISAQYGNEASNLFEIDEENEANLLAVLTETLDSIPVDEDGLPSFEALADGDVTNASDRSCPSSPDGSPRTPEPEEPSLLKKLLLAPANSQLSYNQYTGGKAQNHAASSNHRIRPPPAVVKTESPWNGKARGGSSQQNRPVRRPCTELLKYLTATDDILLHTKASEAKSTWGGASSRDKSGLGLGASSSSSSPSSSSTSSFSSLSSTSSSSSSTTSKKKSAVPSQQQQQQQPPQQHHQRAKPTTLPLPLTPESPNDHKGSPFENKTIERTLSVEIAGTPGLTPPTTPPHKASQENPFKASLKNKLSSCSSSALACKRARLSELGPGALALAQGASGGGPTRKGPEQTELYAQLSKASTALPYSVTQHTVRGGLEEHHSTSHNKRAASRGYSDHDYCQASASTKKDGGTATVTMTTAAMTVTSGATSAPRPTAGKVEDRHVECKDSAMPQSSSSSLSPLSPSSGPMAKQQNFASVDGEAAQVQGLGKQNLTQTTQTPLQEATTDGDQQHPSATSRKLLRDNEIRAELNKHFGHPLQALYSQGGHEREPGVKPDKAAAPQSLEEEKDGYRSQRQPGSSYLHPGFLPFHEELELDEARESRFLCPWEGTPLDLLFDCPPCSPSCSPPSSCSPSRGSVSPPSSLLLSPSRPFCWASSGSRSRSRSHSGSRSSSSHYRRRSLSSSPDRRPSSWSRQNTDSSTFRSRTHKSPHPQCRSPLSRRPRYDSYEEYQHERLKREEYRRDFEKREFERAEQRERQRQKAIEERRVVYVGRLRSDCTRTELKRRFEVFGEIEECAVNLRDDGDNFGFIMYRYTCDAFAALENGHTLRRSNEPQFELCFGGQKQFCKSHYTDLDSHSDDFDPASTKSKYDSMDFDSLLREAQRSLRR; from the exons ATAGATGAAGAAAATGAGGCCAACTTGCTGGCAGTGCTTACAGAGACCCTGGACAGCATCCCGGTGGATGAGGACGGATTGCCTTCGTTTGAGGCCCTGGCAGATGGGGACGTGACCAATGCCAGTGACCGGAGCTGTCCCTCCTCCCCTGACGGCTCGCCACGCACCCCAGAGCCCGAGGAGCCTTCCTTA CTGAAGAAGCTCCTTCTGGCACCCGCAAACTCCCAGCTCAGCTATAATCAATACACAGGTGGCAAGGCACAGAACCATGCAGCCAGCAGCAACCACCGGATCAGACCACCACCTGCCGTCGTCAAG ACGGAGAGCCCCTGGAATGGTAAAGCAAGAGGGGGCTCCAGCCAACAGAACCGCCCGGTGAGGCGGCCCTGCACTGAGCTGCTGAAATACCTAACGGCCACCGATGACATCCTGCTCCACACCAAAGCCAGTGAAGCCAAGAGCACCTGGGGGGGTGCCAGTAGCAGAGACAAGAGTGGCTTGGGTCTTGGcgcgtcttcctcctcctcttcgccTTCCTCGTCATCAACCTCCTcgttctcctccctctcttccacgtcgtcttcctcttcctccaccacctccaagAAGAAGTCAGCTGTACCatctcaacaacaacagcagcagcagccgccgcAGCAGCATCACCAGCGAG CCAAACCAACCACCTTGCCACTTCCTTTGACCCCAGAGTCTCCAAA TGACCACAAGGGATCACCGTTTGAGAACAAAACCATTGAACGCACATTAAGTGTGGAGATTGCTGGAACCCCAG gtCTGACACCACCTACCACGCCCCCACACAAAGCCAGTCAAGAGAATCCTTTCAAAGCATCGCTCAAAAACAAGTTGTCTTCATGTTCCTCCTCAGCCTTGGCATGCAAAAGAGCCAGGCTGAGCGAGTTGGGCCCCGGCGCTCTGGCCCTGGCCCAAGGTGCCTCAGGCGGGGGTCCGACAAGGAAGGGTCCCGAACAGACTGAGCTTTACGCCCAGCTGAGCAAAGCGTCCACCGCCCTCCCTTACTCTGTCACCCAACACACAGTGCGGGGTGGCCTTGAAGAGCATCACAGCACTAGCCACAATAAGCGGGCGGCGTCCCGTGGCTACAGTGACCATGACTATTGCCAGGCATCAGCTAGCACTAAGAAGGATGGCGGCACCGCCACTGTTACCATGACTACAGCAGCAATGACGGTCACCTCAGGTGCCACTTCTGCTCCCAGGCCAACTGCAGGCAAAGTGGAGGACAGGCATGTCGAATGTAAGGACTCAGCCATGCCACagtcctcttcatcttctctttctccattatCACCTTCATCTGGTCCTATGGCTAAGCAGCAGAATTTTGCCTCTGTGGATGGAGAAGCAGCCCAGGTCCAGGGCTTAGGGAAGCAGAACCTTACACAAACCACCCAGACCCCATTACAAGAGGCCACTACTGACGGGGACCAACAGCATCCTTCTGCCACCAGCCGGAAGCTCCTGCGTGACAATGAGATCCGAGCAGAACTCAATAAGCACTTTGGCCACCCCTTACAAGCCCTTTATAGCCAGGGTGGCCATGAGAGAGAACCAGGCGTGAAGCCAGATAAGGCTGCAGCCCCTCAGTCCCTTGAGGAGGAAAAGGATGGCTACCGCTCTCAGAGGCAGCCTGGCTCCAGCTACCTGCACCCAGGGTTTCTGCCCTTCCATGAAGAGCTGGAGCTGGATGAGGCCCGTGAGAGTCGCTTCCTCTGTCCGTGGGAGGGCACCCCTCTGGACCTACTCTTTGACTGTCCcccctgctctccctcctgctccccACCATCCAGCTGCTCCCCTTCACGAGGCTCTGTCTCCccaccttcctccctcctcctttcgCCCAGCAGGCCTTTCTGCTGGGCCAGCAGCGGGTCACGCTCCCGTTCTCGTTCCCACTCTGGCTCCCGCAGCTCCTCCTCACACTACCGGAGGCGCTCCCTCTCCAGCTCACCTGACAGACGCCCCTCCTCCTG gtCTCGTCAGAACACAGACTCAAGCACTTTTCGTTCCAGGACTCACAAGAGCCCCCACCCTCAGTGTCGATCTCCTCTCAGCCGCAGGCCAAG GTATGACAGCTACGAGGAGTACCAGCACGAGAGGCTGAAGAGGGAGGAGTACCGCCGGGACTTCGAGAAGCGGGAGTTCGAAAGAGCCGAGCAAAGAGAGAGGCAACGGCAAAAAGCAATA GAGGAGAGACGGGTGGTGTACGTGGGGCGACTGAGGTCCGACTGCACACGGACAGAGTTGAAGCGCCGCTTTGAAGTCTTTGGCGAAATTGAAGAATGTGCAGTAAACTTGAGGGACGATGG GGACAATTTTGGCTTCATCATGTACCGCTACACTTGTGACGCCTTTGCCGCCCTTGAGAACGGACACACCTTACGCAGGTCAAACGAACCTCAGTTCGAGCTGTGCTTTGGCGGGCAAAAGCAGTTCTGCAAATCACATTACACAGACTTGG ACTCCCATTCGGACGACTTTGATCCAGCCTCCACAAAAAGCAAGTATGACTCCATGGATTTTGACAGCTTGCTGAGGGAGGCCCAGCGCAGCCTGAGAAGGTAA
- the ppargc1a gene encoding peroxisome proliferator-activated receptor gamma coactivator 1-alpha isoform X2 → MDGYARTEDELFSSCLLNLTWENCYEQCAALVGEDQPLCPDLPELDLSELDVSDLDADSFLGGLKWYSDQSEIISAQYGNEASNLFEIDEENEANLLAVLTETLDSIPVDEDGLPSFEALADGDVTNASDRSCPSSPDGSPRTPEPEEPSLLKKLLLAPANSQLSYNQYTGGKAQNHAASSNHRIRPPPAVVKTESPWNGKARGGSSQQNRPVRRPCTELLKYLTATDDILLHTKASEAKSTWGGASSRDKSGLGLGASSSSSSPSSSSTSSFSSLSSTSSSSSSTTSKKKSAVPSQQQQQQQPPQQHHQRGESRAAGECSVAGVGAGKWQRCSHDDGFEESEGASIPVGHRTSTCGHVRPKLEHGPPSEEGRPPGDVGRLAAARFIRYMHSYSLPPREVSHSCEHCREAAGATQASEGFGRQGRRNSNGASRAPHKHITVTIRKRDEKPGHPLLSQLLTSKQRPAHYQAHLLPPKITPLPSTLSKSAGKRSESPGQAVTKVKDEELEDEGTPDCRNRAVSQVEEPDSGSLLSPLAFDLASWVSQPDSGLDLGFGLELGWLNHGEDVDHDDDDDGVVVDDDVDDHVMGSPAAVLSQGPPSPLFPDTRIAEPTPPCIIEGQGHLHRQALSEHPDDQGHLLLAKPTTLPLPLTPESPNDHKGSPFENKTIERTLSVEIAGTPGLTPPTTPPHKASQENPFKASLKNKLSSCSSSALACKRARLSELGPGALALAQGASGGGPTRKGPEQTELYAQLSKASTALPYSVTQHTVRGGLEEHHSTSHNKRAASRGYSDHDYCQASASTKKDGGTATVTMTTAAMTVTSGATSAPRPTAGKVEDRHVECKDSAMPQSSSSSLSPLSPSSGPMAKQQNFASVDGEAAQVQGLGKQNLTQTTQTPLQEATTDGDQQHPSATSRKLLRDNEIRAELNKHFGHPLQALYSQGGHEREPGVKPDKAAAPQSLEEEKDGYRSQRQPGSSYLHPGFLPFHEELELDEARESRFLCPWEGTPLDLLFDCPPCSPSCSPPSSCSPSRGSVSPPSSLLLSPSRPFCWASSGSRSRSRSHSGSRSSSSHYRRRSLSSSPDRRPSSWSRQNTDSSTFRSRTHKSPHPQCRSPLSRRPRYDSYEEYQHERLKREEYRRDFEKREFERAEQRERQRQKAIEERRVVYVGRLRSDCTRTELKRRFEVFGEIEECAVNLRDDGDNFGFIMYRYTCDAFAALENGHTLRRSNEPQFELCFGGQKQFCKSHYTDLDSHSDDFDPASTKSKYDSMDFDSLLREAQRSLRR, encoded by the exons ATAGATGAAGAAAATGAGGCCAACTTGCTGGCAGTGCTTACAGAGACCCTGGACAGCATCCCGGTGGATGAGGACGGATTGCCTTCGTTTGAGGCCCTGGCAGATGGGGACGTGACCAATGCCAGTGACCGGAGCTGTCCCTCCTCCCCTGACGGCTCGCCACGCACCCCAGAGCCCGAGGAGCCTTCCTTA CTGAAGAAGCTCCTTCTGGCACCCGCAAACTCCCAGCTCAGCTATAATCAATACACAGGTGGCAAGGCACAGAACCATGCAGCCAGCAGCAACCACCGGATCAGACCACCACCTGCCGTCGTCAAG ACGGAGAGCCCCTGGAATGGTAAAGCAAGAGGGGGCTCCAGCCAACAGAACCGCCCGGTGAGGCGGCCCTGCACTGAGCTGCTGAAATACCTAACGGCCACCGATGACATCCTGCTCCACACCAAAGCCAGTGAAGCCAAGAGCACCTGGGGGGGTGCCAGTAGCAGAGACAAGAGTGGCTTGGGTCTTGGcgcgtcttcctcctcctcttcgccTTCCTCGTCATCAACCTCCTcgttctcctccctctcttccacgtcgtcttcctcttcctccaccacctccaagAAGAAGTCAGCTGTACCatctcaacaacaacagcagcagcagccgccgcAGCAGCATCACCAGCGAGGTGAGAGCCGGGCTGCAGGCGAATGTAGTGTGGCTGGTGTTGGGGCTGGGAAGTGGCAGCGTTGCAGTCACGATGACGGGTTTGAGGAGTCGGAGGGGGCTTCTATCCCTGTCGGCCACAGAACCTCCACCTGCGGCCATGTCCGCCCAAAACTGGAGCACGGGCCGCCCAGTGAAGAAGGAAGGCCGCCAGGCGATGTGGGCCGCCTGGCCGCCGCTAGGTTTATTAGGTATATGCATTCATATTCTCTCCCTCCCCGAGAGGTGAGTCACAGCTGTGAGCATTGCCGAGAGGCTGCGGGCGCCACTCAGGCTAGCGAGGGCTTTGGCAGGCAAGGCCGTCGTAATAGTAATGGTGCCAGCCGTGCACCCCATAAGCACATCACAGTGACTATTAGGAAAAGAGATGAGAAGCCGGGGCACCCCTTACTTAGCCAGCTGCTCACCTCAAAACAGAGACCTGCTCACTATCAAGCCCATTTACTCCCACCTAAGATCACCCCTTTACCCAGCACTCTGAGCAAATCAGCAGGTAAGAGGTCTGAGAGCCCAGGCCAGGCTGTTACAAAGGTGAAGGATGAAGAGTTGGAGGATGAAGGGACTCCTGATTGTAGAAACCGAGCAGTAAGCCAGGTTGAAGAGCCTGACTCAGGGTCCCTGTTGTCACCTCTTGCCTTTGATCTGGCGAGCTGGGTTAGCCAGCCAGACTCAGGGCTAGACTTGGGCTTTGGACTAGAGCTGGGGTGGCTAAACCATGGGGAGGATGTTgaccatgatgatgatgatgatggtgttgtTGTTGACGATGATGTTGATGACCATGTCATGGGCAGCCCTGCAGCGGTGCTCTCACAAGGCCCACCAAGCCCACTCTTCCCAGATACTAGAATTGCAGAGCCCACCCCTCCCTGCATCATAGAAGGGCAAGGGCACCTACACAGGCAGGCACTCAGCGAGCACCCCGACGACCAGGGCCACCTGTTGTTAG CCAAACCAACCACCTTGCCACTTCCTTTGACCCCAGAGTCTCCAAA TGACCACAAGGGATCACCGTTTGAGAACAAAACCATTGAACGCACATTAAGTGTGGAGATTGCTGGAACCCCAG gtCTGACACCACCTACCACGCCCCCACACAAAGCCAGTCAAGAGAATCCTTTCAAAGCATCGCTCAAAAACAAGTTGTCTTCATGTTCCTCCTCAGCCTTGGCATGCAAAAGAGCCAGGCTGAGCGAGTTGGGCCCCGGCGCTCTGGCCCTGGCCCAAGGTGCCTCAGGCGGGGGTCCGACAAGGAAGGGTCCCGAACAGACTGAGCTTTACGCCCAGCTGAGCAAAGCGTCCACCGCCCTCCCTTACTCTGTCACCCAACACACAGTGCGGGGTGGCCTTGAAGAGCATCACAGCACTAGCCACAATAAGCGGGCGGCGTCCCGTGGCTACAGTGACCATGACTATTGCCAGGCATCAGCTAGCACTAAGAAGGATGGCGGCACCGCCACTGTTACCATGACTACAGCAGCAATGACGGTCACCTCAGGTGCCACTTCTGCTCCCAGGCCAACTGCAGGCAAAGTGGAGGACAGGCATGTCGAATGTAAGGACTCAGCCATGCCACagtcctcttcatcttctctttctccattatCACCTTCATCTGGTCCTATGGCTAAGCAGCAGAATTTTGCCTCTGTGGATGGAGAAGCAGCCCAGGTCCAGGGCTTAGGGAAGCAGAACCTTACACAAACCACCCAGACCCCATTACAAGAGGCCACTACTGACGGGGACCAACAGCATCCTTCTGCCACCAGCCGGAAGCTCCTGCGTGACAATGAGATCCGAGCAGAACTCAATAAGCACTTTGGCCACCCCTTACAAGCCCTTTATAGCCAGGGTGGCCATGAGAGAGAACCAGGCGTGAAGCCAGATAAGGCTGCAGCCCCTCAGTCCCTTGAGGAGGAAAAGGATGGCTACCGCTCTCAGAGGCAGCCTGGCTCCAGCTACCTGCACCCAGGGTTTCTGCCCTTCCATGAAGAGCTGGAGCTGGATGAGGCCCGTGAGAGTCGCTTCCTCTGTCCGTGGGAGGGCACCCCTCTGGACCTACTCTTTGACTGTCCcccctgctctccctcctgctccccACCATCCAGCTGCTCCCCTTCACGAGGCTCTGTCTCCccaccttcctccctcctcctttcgCCCAGCAGGCCTTTCTGCTGGGCCAGCAGCGGGTCACGCTCCCGTTCTCGTTCCCACTCTGGCTCCCGCAGCTCCTCCTCACACTACCGGAGGCGCTCCCTCTCCAGCTCACCTGACAGACGCCCCTCCTCCTG gtCTCGTCAGAACACAGACTCAAGCACTTTTCGTTCCAGGACTCACAAGAGCCCCCACCCTCAGTGTCGATCTCCTCTCAGCCGCAGGCCAAG GTATGACAGCTACGAGGAGTACCAGCACGAGAGGCTGAAGAGGGAGGAGTACCGCCGGGACTTCGAGAAGCGGGAGTTCGAAAGAGCCGAGCAAAGAGAGAGGCAACGGCAAAAAGCAATA GAGGAGAGACGGGTGGTGTACGTGGGGCGACTGAGGTCCGACTGCACACGGACAGAGTTGAAGCGCCGCTTTGAAGTCTTTGGCGAAATTGAAGAATGTGCAGTAAACTTGAGGGACGATGG GGACAATTTTGGCTTCATCATGTACCGCTACACTTGTGACGCCTTTGCCGCCCTTGAGAACGGACACACCTTACGCAGGTCAAACGAACCTCAGTTCGAGCTGTGCTTTGGCGGGCAAAAGCAGTTCTGCAAATCACATTACACAGACTTGG ACTCCCATTCGGACGACTTTGATCCAGCCTCCACAAAAAGCAAGTATGACTCCATGGATTTTGACAGCTTGCTGAGGGAGGCCCAGCGCAGCCTGAGAAGGTAA